In one Halosimplex halophilum genomic region, the following are encoded:
- the pdxS gene encoding pyridoxal 5'-phosphate synthase lyase subunit PdxS, whose product MTDETDLEELRRGTDLVKRGFAKMQKGGVIMDVVDREQARIAEDVGAVAVMNLEAVPADIRKRGGVARMADPASLEEIIDEVSIPVMGKARIGHTKEAQILEATGADMIDESEVLTPADDRYHIDKREFTAPFVCGARNLGEALRRIDEGAAMIRTKGEAGTGDVNQAVHHQRNIKSAIRELEGATHEEREKWARENEAPAELVHETAEMGRLPVVNFAAGGIATPADAALMMHHGCDGIFVGSGIFGAEDPEAMGRAIVEAVNNWDDPETLAEIASNTGAGMKGDANVDLPEEEKMQGRGV is encoded by the coding sequence ATGACCGACGAAACGGACCTGGAGGAACTCCGCCGCGGGACCGACCTGGTCAAGCGCGGGTTCGCGAAGATGCAGAAGGGCGGCGTCATCATGGACGTCGTCGACCGCGAGCAGGCCCGCATCGCCGAGGACGTGGGCGCCGTCGCGGTGATGAACCTCGAAGCCGTCCCCGCCGACATCCGCAAGCGCGGCGGCGTCGCCCGCATGGCCGACCCCGCATCCCTGGAGGAGATCATCGACGAGGTCTCCATCCCCGTGATGGGCAAGGCCCGCATCGGCCACACCAAGGAGGCCCAGATCCTCGAGGCGACGGGCGCGGACATGATCGACGAGAGCGAGGTCCTCACCCCGGCCGACGACCGCTACCACATCGACAAGCGCGAGTTCACCGCCCCGTTCGTCTGCGGCGCGCGCAACCTCGGCGAGGCCCTGCGCCGCATCGACGAGGGCGCGGCGATGATCCGGACCAAGGGCGAGGCCGGCACCGGCGACGTGAACCAGGCCGTCCACCACCAGCGCAACATCAAGTCCGCCATCCGCGAGCTGGAGGGCGCGACCCACGAGGAGCGCGAGAAGTGGGCCCGCGAGAACGAGGCGCCCGCGGAACTCGTCCACGAGACCGCCGAGATGGGCCGGCTTCCGGTCGTCAACTTCGCCGCCGGCGGCATCGCGACGCCGGCCGACGCCGCCTTGATGATGCACCACGGCTGCGACGGCATCTTCGTCGGCTCGGGCATCTTCGGCGCCGAGGACCCCGAGGCGATGGGTCGCGCCATCGTCGAGGCCGTCAACAACTGGGACGACCCCGAGACGCTCGCCGAGATCGCCTCGAACACCGGGGCGGGCATGAAAGGCGACGCCAACGTCGACCTGCCCGAGGAAGAGAAGATGCAGGGCCGCGGCGTCTGA
- a CDS encoding alpha-L-arabinofuranosidase: MTDTQSADESFAAAVTVDADDRSDWSVSPRIFGAYVEHYGREIYPGVYAEHATNNSFESWCFDRKTAERSRLAYEEDALPEHDGIAFPWQPVGDADYETPSGGVHGGDDRQFQRVAVEGGTGGVSQRVPLPDYRTREYDLSVSVRGGGVDAVEARLTDLDGETLAAVTLPVANEWVRHEDRRLELAGGSDTRYPAEGSEGRFRDISAPHGEYRLQFVAEGEGHVDFDWVMLVSGDAVDGKFNPEMLERMDELAVQSIKWPGGNFASHYRWRDGVGPLEDRPVSEAPGWSGLEPNFLGTAEYVELCREIGVEPMITVGWWAEIGPGEAADWVEYCNGDPEETEMGALRAEHGYEEPFDVRYWEIGNEVWGDWQFGHTADPWEFAGGSDDREGVDAYYDAMTAADPSITVFADLLDPGYTRFEADADEWAEALFTEVGDRIDGVDTHHYNFGIRRGDEDSPEAWVEAHDAEPVDYMETLVAYPTQYERELADLAADAEEHGLDSFTINVGEWGLYPHLGEDWPEIGMGTTASAAYTAGMFGAFVRQGEAVRRASHTHMPVKQFPDTGGSNASPLDPVARVQRLYAEVLADGRSWHAVGVDVDGPTRTLPELGTRIERMDGVPYVDATAVVDDAGEELAVFLANRDLRRAGTVTVDLGSDAAGRSVAVDVLEPTGSPHDRQESRSEPDAYRIDRSTEPVSEDGTVTVGLAPSAVARVRVD; encoded by the coding sequence ATGACGGACACGCAGTCGGCGGACGAGTCGTTCGCGGCCGCGGTGACGGTCGACGCCGACGACCGGAGCGACTGGTCGGTCTCGCCGCGGATCTTCGGGGCGTACGTCGAACACTACGGTCGCGAGATCTACCCGGGCGTCTACGCGGAGCACGCGACGAACAACTCCTTCGAGTCGTGGTGTTTCGACCGGAAGACCGCCGAGCGGAGCCGCCTCGCCTACGAGGAAGACGCCCTCCCGGAACACGACGGGATCGCCTTCCCCTGGCAGCCGGTCGGCGACGCCGACTACGAGACGCCCTCCGGCGGCGTCCACGGCGGCGACGACCGCCAGTTCCAGCGCGTCGCCGTCGAGGGCGGCACGGGCGGCGTCTCCCAGCGGGTCCCGCTGCCGGACTACCGCACCCGCGAGTACGACCTGTCCGTCTCCGTCCGCGGCGGGGGCGTCGACGCGGTCGAGGCGCGACTGACCGACCTCGACGGCGAGACGCTGGCCGCCGTGACCCTCCCCGTCGCCAACGAGTGGGTCCGCCACGAGGACCGACGGCTCGAACTCGCCGGGGGGAGCGACACCCGCTACCCCGCCGAGGGGAGCGAGGGGCGCTTCCGCGACATCTCCGCCCCACACGGCGAGTACCGCCTCCAGTTCGTCGCCGAGGGCGAGGGTCACGTCGACTTCGACTGGGTGATGCTCGTGTCGGGCGACGCCGTCGACGGCAAGTTCAACCCCGAGATGCTGGAGCGGATGGACGAGCTGGCGGTTCAGTCGATCAAGTGGCCGGGCGGCAACTTCGCCAGCCACTACCGCTGGCGCGACGGCGTCGGTCCGCTCGAAGACCGGCCCGTCAGCGAGGCCCCCGGGTGGAGCGGGCTCGAACCGAACTTCCTCGGGACCGCCGAGTACGTCGAACTCTGCCGGGAGATCGGCGTCGAACCGATGATCACGGTCGGCTGGTGGGCGGAGATCGGTCCCGGGGAGGCCGCCGACTGGGTGGAGTACTGCAACGGCGACCCCGAGGAGACGGAGATGGGGGCGCTCCGCGCCGAACACGGCTACGAGGAGCCGTTCGACGTGCGCTACTGGGAGATCGGCAACGAGGTCTGGGGGGACTGGCAGTTCGGCCACACCGCGGACCCGTGGGAGTTCGCCGGCGGGTCCGACGACCGCGAGGGCGTCGACGCGTACTACGACGCGATGACCGCCGCCGACCCCTCTATCACGGTGTTCGCGGACCTGCTCGACCCGGGATACACCCGCTTCGAGGCCGACGCCGACGAGTGGGCCGAGGCGCTGTTCACCGAGGTCGGCGACCGCATCGACGGCGTCGACACCCACCACTACAACTTCGGGATCCGCCGCGGCGACGAGGACAGCCCCGAGGCGTGGGTCGAGGCCCACGACGCCGAGCCCGTCGACTACATGGAGACGCTCGTGGCGTACCCGACCCAGTACGAGCGGGAACTGGCGGATCTCGCCGCCGACGCCGAGGAGCACGGCCTGGACTCGTTCACCATCAACGTCGGCGAGTGGGGGCTCTACCCGCATCTGGGGGAGGACTGGCCCGAGATCGGGATGGGGACGACGGCCAGCGCCGCCTACACGGCGGGGATGTTCGGCGCGTTCGTCCGGCAGGGCGAGGCCGTCCGCCGGGCCTCCCACACCCACATGCCGGTCAAGCAGTTCCCCGACACCGGCGGGTCGAACGCCTCGCCGCTGGACCCCGTCGCGCGGGTCCAGCGACTCTACGCCGAGGTGCTCGCCGACGGCCGGTCGTGGCACGCCGTCGGCGTCGACGTGGACGGTCCGACGCGGACACTCCCGGAACTGGGCACCCGGATCGAGCGGATGGACGGCGTCCCGTACGTCGACGCGACGGCCGTCGTCGACGACGCGGGCGAGGAACTGGCGGTGTTCCTCGCCAATCGCGACCTCCGCCGGGCAGGGACGGTGACGGTCGACCTCGGTTCCGACGCCGCCGGTCGCTCCGTCGCCGTCGACGTGCTGGAACCGACCGGGAGTCCGCACGACCGACAGGAGTCCCGGTCGGAACCCGACGCCTACCGGATCGACCGTTCGACCGAGCCCGTGAGCGAGGACGGGACCGTGACGGTCGGGCTCGCGCCGTCGGCGGTGGCGCGAGTTCGCGTCGACTGA
- a CDS encoding DUF1405 domain-containing protein — translation MSAVNRAGRRIERAVARYFDAPLPDGEGLPAHVAPLPDWLEDLGLRLAWPIALVNLVGTLFGFWYYAGRPLDLAPPLVEGQLGAAPLLAYPLVPDSPVATMFIGLSLVAWRLDIDAGPLHALAFFGCIKLGLWTPFVQLVLNGPGGIAAWLYWFLVLSHLAMAVEAFLIHRYARFTVGSVAVALAWYGFNDVVDYFWPVLEGPHHTWLRAEPFVAPGVPDHTVLAHDLAAAWAVVLTLVATFLALATRVEKVKRGAA, via the coding sequence ATGTCGGCCGTGAACCGAGCGGGTCGTCGCATCGAACGGGCCGTCGCCCGGTACTTCGACGCTCCGCTGCCCGACGGCGAGGGCCTCCCCGCCCACGTGGCGCCGCTGCCCGACTGGCTGGAGGACCTGGGACTGCGGCTGGCGTGGCCGATCGCGCTGGTCAACCTCGTCGGCACCCTCTTCGGCTTCTGGTACTACGCCGGCCGACCGCTCGACCTCGCGCCGCCGCTCGTCGAGGGACAGCTCGGCGCCGCGCCGCTGCTCGCCTACCCGCTCGTCCCCGACTCGCCGGTCGCGACCATGTTCATCGGCCTCTCGCTGGTCGCCTGGCGGCTCGATATCGACGCCGGGCCGCTGCACGCGCTGGCCTTCTTCGGCTGTATCAAGCTCGGCCTCTGGACGCCGTTCGTCCAGCTCGTCCTCAACGGCCCAGGCGGCATCGCCGCCTGGCTCTACTGGTTCCTCGTCCTCAGCCACCTCGCGATGGCCGTCGAGGCGTTCCTGATCCACCGGTACGCCCGATTCACGGTCGGGTCGGTCGCCGTCGCGCTCGCGTGGTACGGGTTCAACGACGTGGTCGACTACTTCTGGCCGGTCCTGGAGGGGCCCCACCACACGTGGCTGCGCGCCGAACCGTTCGTCGCGCCCGGCGTCCCCGACCACACAGTCCTCGCACACGACCTCGCGGCGGCCTGGGCGGTCGTCCTCACGCTGGTCGCGACCTTCCTCGCGCTGGCGACCCGCGTCGAGAAGGTCAAGCGAGGCGCGGCCTGA